A genomic segment from Pseudomonas mendocina encodes:
- a CDS encoding MFS transporter, producing the protein MRLIWKSFRSLYFATLLMLLGSGLLSTYLALRLADTVDGLWVGALMAANYFGLVLGGKLGHRLIGRVGHIRAYVACAGVVTAAVLGHGLVEWLPFWLFLRMLVGLGMMCQYMVIESWLNEQAEARQRGLVFSGYMAASYLGLILGQLALVVHPTLGLELLMMVALCFALCLVPVALTRRLHPAPLHPAPLELRFFLSRVPLSLTTISVAGLLIGSFYGLAPLYATRMGLSTEEVGLFMGSCILAGLLVQWPLGWLSDRHDRVRLIRGCAVLLLLAALPLAVLQESFLGLLICIGFLVSLMQFSLYPLAVALANDHVEPERRVSLTAMLLVTFGVGACIGPLLTGVLMRFYGANMLYVFVCVCALILIWRIRPEVVTHLHQVDDAPLQHMAMPGNVTSSPLVAALDPRVDEQTVQEQMQEPAAAAAAEGQEKVQAAQ; encoded by the coding sequence ATGCGATTGATCTGGAAGTCATTCCGCTCGCTGTACTTCGCCACCCTGCTGATGTTGCTCGGCTCCGGTCTGCTCAGTACCTACCTGGCGCTGCGCCTGGCCGATACAGTGGACGGTCTGTGGGTCGGTGCACTGATGGCGGCCAACTATTTTGGCCTGGTGCTGGGTGGCAAGTTGGGTCATCGCCTGATCGGTCGAGTGGGCCATATCCGTGCCTATGTGGCTTGCGCCGGGGTGGTTACCGCGGCAGTGCTGGGCCACGGCCTGGTGGAGTGGCTGCCGTTCTGGTTGTTCCTGCGCATGCTGGTGGGCCTGGGCATGATGTGCCAGTACATGGTGATCGAGAGCTGGCTAAACGAGCAGGCTGAGGCCAGGCAGCGCGGCCTGGTATTCAGTGGCTACATGGCAGCCTCCTATCTGGGGCTGATTCTCGGGCAGTTGGCCTTGGTGGTTCATCCCACGCTGGGGTTGGAGCTGCTGATGATGGTCGCCTTATGTTTCGCTCTGTGCCTGGTGCCAGTGGCGCTGACTCGCCGCCTGCACCCTGCTCCTTTACATCCCGCGCCATTGGAGTTGCGTTTCTTCCTCAGTCGGGTGCCGCTATCGCTGACTACTATTTCGGTTGCCGGTCTGCTCATCGGCTCGTTCTATGGTCTGGCACCCCTGTATGCCACGCGCATGGGCCTTTCCACGGAGGAGGTGGGCCTGTTCATGGGTAGCTGTATTCTGGCCGGCTTGCTGGTGCAGTGGCCTCTGGGCTGGTTGTCGGATCGCCATGATCGCGTGCGTCTGATTCGCGGTTGCGCGGTGCTGTTGCTGCTGGCGGCCCTGCCTCTTGCGGTGCTGCAGGAGAGCTTTCTCGGCCTGCTGATCTGCATCGGTTTTCTGGTCAGCCTTATGCAGTTCAGCCTCTATCCGCTGGCGGTGGCCCTGGCCAACGACCATGTGGAGCCGGAGCGGCGCGTGTCGCTCACGGCCATGCTGCTGGTCACCTTCGGCGTTGGCGCCTGTATCGGCCCCTTGCTGACGGGCGTGCTGATGCGTTTCTACGGGGCCAATATGCTGTACGTGTTCGTCTGCGTCTGCGCGCTCATCCTGATCTGGCGCATCCGCCCTGAAGTGGTGACGCATCTGCATCAGGTCGATGATGCGCCGCTGCAGCATATGGCCATGCCCGGCAACGTCACCAGTTCGCCATTGGTCGCTGCGCTTGATCCGCGAGTGGACGAGCAGACCGTACAGGAGCAGATGCAGGAGCCCGCTGCGGCCGCGGCAGCTGAGGGCCAGGAGAAGGTGCAGGCAGCCCAGTAA
- a CDS encoding flagellar brake protein: MSSAFNDESGPQPPKVLKTSVEIIATLRQLQQNHDPLLIQFKGRAQRFQSYLVEIDKDRARIALDEIIPTDGERFLKQGETFNVEAFRDGVRVAWTCDHDVQLGELDGAPCYWTPLPTEAIYHQRRSAFRAQLKLSDLVKVVLNGDKLREPLPGHLLDISAGGCKLRFAGDVTQQLSGGQVHERLTAYLPFGNLTCAVEIRHVQYEDKVDMTFVGARFHRISGLEQRQVERFVYQLQREARRTENDAPF; the protein is encoded by the coding sequence GTGTCCAGCGCGTTCAACGACGAGAGCGGTCCTCAACCGCCCAAGGTGCTCAAGACATCCGTCGAGATCATTGCCACCCTGCGTCAATTGCAACAAAACCACGATCCTCTGCTTATCCAGTTCAAGGGCCGTGCTCAGCGTTTTCAGAGTTACCTTGTCGAAATTGACAAGGACCGTGCACGCATCGCCCTGGATGAGATCATCCCCACCGACGGTGAGCGTTTTCTCAAGCAGGGCGAGACGTTCAACGTCGAGGCCTTTCGCGATGGCGTGCGCGTGGCGTGGACCTGTGATCATGATGTGCAACTTGGCGAGCTCGATGGCGCCCCCTGCTATTGGACCCCTCTCCCCACCGAAGCGATCTATCACCAGCGCCGCAGTGCCTTTCGCGCACAGTTAAAGTTGAGTGATCTGGTCAAGGTGGTTCTCAATGGCGACAAGCTGCGTGAACCGCTACCCGGCCACTTGCTGGATATCTCGGCCGGCGGCTGCAAGCTGCGTTTTGCCGGCGACGTCACCCAACAGTTGAGTGGGGGCCAGGTACATGAGCGTCTCACGGCTTATCTACCCTTCGGCAACCTGACCTGCGCAGTGGAAATACGCCATGTGCAATACGAGGACAAGGTCGACATGACTTTCGTCGGCGCTCGTTTCCATCGCATCAGTGGTCTGGAGCAACGCCAGGTTGAGCGCTTCGTCTATCAGCTCCAGCGCGAGGCGCGCCGCACCGAGAACGACGCCCCCTTCTAG
- a CDS encoding flagella synthesis protein FlgN: MHDTALLDLFTSDIGTAEQLLELIDNEFQALTERDLPRLDSLLNEKQPLLALLQQHGTERSRLLLDAGLNADREGLTALAGKSSVGDQLLARSEQLSTLLQRCQEANLRNGRLIRANQASVGSVLGILRGGETPGLYDSRGSAARIAQQRPLSQA, from the coding sequence ATGCACGACACAGCCCTGCTTGACCTGTTCACCTCCGATATCGGCACCGCCGAGCAACTGCTTGAGCTGATCGATAACGAATTCCAGGCACTTACCGAACGCGATCTACCTCGCCTCGATAGTCTGCTCAACGAAAAGCAACCTCTGCTTGCCCTGCTCCAACAGCATGGCACCGAGCGCAGCCGCCTACTGCTAGATGCCGGGCTGAACGCTGACCGTGAGGGCCTGACAGCATTGGCAGGCAAGTCTTCCGTAGGCGATCAGTTGCTCGCTCGCAGCGAGCAACTGTCCACTTTGCTACAGCGCTGCCAGGAAGCCAATCTGCGCAATGGCCGTTTGATCCGCGCCAACCAGGCCTCGGTTGGTAGCGTCCTCGGCATCCTCCGTGGCGGTGAGACGCCAGGGCTCTATGACAGCCGCGGCAGTGCCGCTAGAATCGCGCAGCAAAGGCCGCTCAGCCAGGCCTGA
- the flgM gene encoding flagellar biosynthesis anti-sigma factor FlgM, whose amino-acid sequence MVIDFNRLNNANTPANAGRTGATQAGNRSESAQPNKAPVTGTDEQSNAKSGESVQLSREAQQLQTIGEKLRDQPIVNKERVAQLKQAIADGSYQVDSKRVAQKLLDFESQR is encoded by the coding sequence ATGGTCATCGACTTCAACCGGCTGAACAATGCCAACACGCCCGCCAATGCGGGGCGTACCGGCGCGACTCAGGCTGGCAATCGCAGTGAGTCGGCACAGCCGAACAAGGCGCCTGTCACCGGTACCGATGAACAAAGCAACGCCAAAAGCGGCGAATCCGTGCAACTGAGCCGCGAGGCACAACAGTTGCAAACAATCGGCGAGAAGCTGCGTGATCAGCCTATCGTCAACAAGGAGCGTGTGGCCCAGCTGAAACAGGCCATCGCCGACGGTAGCTATCAGGTCGACAGCAAACGCGTCGCCCAGAAACTGCTCGACTTCGAATCCCAGCGCTAG
- the flgA gene encoding flagellar basal body P-ring formation chaperone FlgA — protein sequence MKPRTSSFRQLLAKCLAPLSVLLALPTLGYSATAAATFTSTDQLIGATESFLEQATTEYLQRSEIQGRHEVRVNRLDPRLRLPLCDQPLTTTLESPAQPLGRVTTRVRCDGSAPWTVFVPAEIRLYRPVVVLTRPLKRMSVVKASDLSMMERDVGPLGQNFLTDTTQAIGKKLTRQLGGDQVLAPSHLQIAEVIRRGDQVVISARGTTVNVRMPGEALTDGAPGEQINVRNLRSQRVVRARVVGPGQVEVAM from the coding sequence ATGAAGCCTAGAACGTCATCATTCCGTCAGCTACTGGCAAAGTGCCTCGCCCCTTTGTCCGTTTTACTCGCTTTGCCGACACTCGGCTACAGCGCTACTGCGGCTGCGACTTTCACCAGTACCGATCAACTTATCGGCGCTACCGAGTCCTTTCTTGAGCAGGCCACCACTGAATATCTACAGCGTAGCGAAATTCAGGGCCGCCATGAGGTTCGCGTCAATCGTCTCGACCCACGGTTACGTCTGCCCCTGTGTGACCAACCGCTGACCACCACCCTGGAAAGCCCGGCGCAGCCACTGGGACGTGTGACCACGCGCGTGCGCTGCGACGGCAGCGCACCTTGGACGGTCTTCGTGCCGGCTGAAATACGCTTGTATCGCCCAGTCGTCGTATTGACCCGCCCTCTCAAGCGTATGAGCGTCGTCAAGGCTTCGGATCTGAGCATGATGGAACGGGACGTCGGGCCACTGGGTCAAAACTTCCTGACAGACACGACGCAAGCAATCGGCAAAAAATTGACGCGACAGCTAGGTGGAGATCAGGTTCTGGCTCCCAGCCATCTGCAGATCGCGGAAGTTATACGCCGTGGCGATCAGGTCGTCATCAGCGCGCGGGGCACCACAGTGAACGTACGAATGCCGGGCGAAGCCCTGACGGATGGCGCTCCGGGTGAACAGATCAATGTTCGCAACTTGCGTTCGCAACGAGTGGTCAGGGCCCGCGTTGTCGGTCCTGGCCAAGTGGAAGTAGCCATGTAG
- a CDS encoding chemotaxis protein CheV encodes MAGLMDSVNQRTQLVGQNRLELLLFRLEGPQLYGINVFKVKEVLQCPNLTIMPKSSRVVRGVANIRGGTIPILDLSIATGRAPLEDLKTSFVIITEYNTKVQGFLVRSVERIVNMNWEEIHPPPKGTGRDHYLTAVTRLDQQLVEIIDVEKILAEVAPTSEVISAGVIDDQVQSQAVTKHVLIVDDSSVARKQVSRCLQTVGVEVTALNDGREALNYLKKMADEGRFPDKELLMLISDIEMPEMDGYTLTTEIRSDPRMQKLHILLHTSLSGVFNQAMVKKVGADDFLAKFKPDDLAARVVDRIRVSDGG; translated from the coding sequence ATGGCCGGGTTGATGGATTCGGTTAACCAGCGCACGCAGCTGGTAGGGCAGAACCGTTTGGAGTTGTTGTTGTTCCGCCTGGAAGGCCCACAGCTTTACGGCATCAACGTATTCAAGGTGAAGGAGGTGCTGCAGTGCCCCAATCTCACCATCATGCCCAAATCCAGCCGGGTGGTGCGGGGGGTGGCCAACATTCGTGGCGGCACCATCCCCATTCTTGACCTTTCCATCGCCACCGGACGGGCACCGCTGGAAGACCTCAAGACCAGCTTCGTCATCATTACCGAGTACAACACCAAGGTTCAGGGGTTTCTGGTGCGCTCGGTGGAACGTATCGTCAACATGAACTGGGAAGAGATCCATCCGCCACCCAAGGGCACCGGGCGCGATCACTACCTGACCGCTGTTACGCGGCTCGATCAGCAACTGGTCGAGATCATCGATGTCGAGAAGATTCTTGCCGAGGTTGCGCCGACCTCCGAAGTGATCTCTGCCGGCGTCATCGATGATCAGGTGCAGAGTCAGGCGGTGACCAAGCATGTGTTGATCGTCGATGACTCTTCGGTGGCGCGTAAGCAGGTTTCGCGCTGCCTGCAAACCGTAGGAGTCGAGGTGACCGCGCTGAATGATGGCCGTGAGGCACTCAATTATCTGAAGAAAATGGCAGACGAGGGGCGCTTCCCCGACAAGGAACTGTTGATGCTGATTTCCGATATCGAGATGCCCGAGATGGACGGATATACACTGACGACTGAGATTCGTAGCGATCCGCGCATGCAGAAGCTGCATATCCTCCTGCATACTTCACTTTCTGGTGTATTCAACCAGGCGATGGTGAAGAAGGTCGGGGCTGACGACTTCCTGGCCAAATTCAAGCCGGATGATCTGGCGGCGCGTGTTGTCGATCGCATTCGTGTATCGGATGGGGGCTGA
- the cheR gene encoding protein-glutamate O-methyltransferase CheR, protein MSSGNLDFEQFRTFLEKACGILLGSNKQYLVSSRLNKLMEQNGIKTLGELVQRMQSQPRGGLREQVVDAMTTNETLWFRDTYPFEVLKNRVLPELIKAYPAQRLRIWSAACSSGQEPYSLSMSIDEFERSNLGQLKAGVQIVATDLSPSMLANCKSGEYDSLAMGRGLSQERLQRYFDPKGPGRWQVKAPVKSRVEFRPLNLLDSYAALGKFDIVFCRNVLIYFSAEVKKDILTRIHATLKPGGYLFLGASEALNGLPDKYQMVQCSPGIIYKAK, encoded by the coding sequence GTGTCTTCAGGTAATTTGGATTTTGAGCAGTTCCGGACTTTCCTGGAAAAGGCCTGCGGTATTCTGCTTGGCAGCAACAAGCAGTACCTGGTTTCCAGCCGTCTGAACAAGCTGATGGAACAGAACGGCATCAAAACCCTGGGCGAGCTGGTGCAGCGCATGCAAAGCCAGCCGCGTGGGGGGCTGCGCGAGCAGGTGGTAGATGCCATGACCACCAACGAGACCTTGTGGTTTCGCGACACCTACCCCTTCGAGGTGCTCAAGAATCGTGTGCTGCCTGAGCTGATCAAGGCCTATCCGGCCCAGCGCCTGCGTATATGGTCCGCGGCCTGCTCTTCCGGCCAGGAGCCGTACTCGCTGTCGATGTCCATCGATGAGTTCGAGCGCAGTAATCTCGGTCAGCTCAAGGCTGGCGTGCAGATCGTTGCCACCGATCTTTCGCCTTCGATGCTGGCCAACTGCAAGTCCGGCGAGTACGACAGCCTTGCCATGGGGCGCGGCCTTTCTCAGGAGCGCCTGCAGCGTTATTTCGACCCCAAGGGGCCGGGACGCTGGCAGGTCAAGGCGCCGGTCAAGAGTCGTGTTGAGTTTCGCCCGCTCAATTTGCTGGACAGCTATGCTGCGTTGGGCAAGTTCGACATCGTGTTCTGCCGAAATGTCCTCATCTATTTTTCGGCTGAGGTGAAGAAGGACATTCTTACGCGTATCCATGCCACCCTGAAACCGGGCGGCTACCTGTTCCTTGGCGCCTCTGAGGCCCTCAACGGCCTGCCGGACAAATACCAGATGGTGCAGTGCAGCCCTGGGATCATCTACAAGGCGAAGTAG
- the flgB gene encoding flagellar basal body rod protein FlgB, producing the protein MSINFGKALGIHEQALGFRAQRAEVLSNNIANADTPNYKARDLDFASVLAEQNSRMQRGGVALNRTDSRHIPAEGLNSGEAELPYRTPFHASLDQNTVDLQIEQASYAENAVQFQASFTFLNSKFKGLTSALRGE; encoded by the coding sequence ATGAGCATCAACTTCGGCAAAGCACTCGGCATCCATGAACAGGCCCTAGGTTTCCGCGCCCAGCGCGCAGAGGTGCTGTCCAATAACATCGCCAACGCCGATACGCCGAACTACAAGGCGCGCGACCTGGACTTCGCCAGCGTGCTGGCCGAGCAGAATAGTCGCATGCAGCGCGGCGGTGTCGCCCTGAACCGTACCGACAGTCGGCATATCCCAGCAGAGGGCCTGAATAGCGGTGAAGCCGAGCTGCCTTATCGCACGCCGTTTCATGCCTCGCTCGATCAGAACACCGTCGACCTGCAGATCGAACAGGCGAGCTACGCCGAGAACGCTGTGCAGTTTCAGGCCAGCTTCACCTTCCTCAATAGCAAATTCAAAGGGCTGACTAGCGCCCTGCGCGGCGAATAA
- the flgC gene encoding flagellar basal body rod protein FlgC, translating to MSLASVFNIAGTGMSAQSTRLNTISSNIANAETVSSSLDQTYRARHPVFATVFQQAQGGDRGSLFAEQDEAGRGVQVLGVIEDQSSLMPRYEPDHPMANADGYVYYPNVNVVEEMADMISASRAFQTNVEMMNTAKQMLQRVLTLGQ from the coding sequence ATGTCCCTTGCCAGTGTCTTCAATATCGCCGGAACCGGGATGAGTGCCCAGAGCACTCGCCTGAACACCATCTCCAGCAACATCGCCAACGCCGAGACTGTGTCCTCGAGCCTGGATCAGACTTACCGTGCGCGCCACCCGGTCTTTGCCACCGTGTTCCAGCAGGCGCAGGGCGGTGATCGTGGTTCGCTGTTCGCCGAGCAGGACGAGGCCGGTCGTGGCGTTCAGGTGCTGGGCGTGATCGAGGATCAGAGCAGCCTGATGCCGCGTTACGAGCCGGATCATCCGATGGCCAACGCCGACGGTTACGTCTACTACCCGAATGTCAACGTGGTCGAGGAAATGGCCGACATGATCTCTGCCAGTCGTGCCTTCCAGACCAACGTGGAAATGATGAACACCGCCAAACAGATGCTGCAGCGTGTGCTGACCCTGGGTCAGTAA
- the flgD gene encoding flagellar hook assembly protein FlgD, with the protein MSTVSGTSSVLDQYQIKQDTKQNKDLGKNEFLNLLVAQLNNQNPLEPQGNGEFIAQLAQFSQVEGIEKLNTSMGSMLSSFQSSQALQASSLVGRKVIVPSEKAVVDTSESLKASTVLPVSSSNVYVNVYDNSGSLVNRINLGEQAAGNVSFIWDGKDSSGNVAPPGTYKFEAQATYGSETKGLYTLLPANVDSVTLGGNELMLNLAGLGSVPLSQVQVIGQ; encoded by the coding sequence ATGAGCACAGTAAGCGGCACTAGTTCGGTATTGGATCAATACCAGATCAAGCAAGACACTAAGCAGAACAAGGATCTTGGCAAGAACGAGTTCCTTAACCTGCTGGTGGCACAGTTGAACAACCAGAATCCGCTGGAGCCGCAGGGCAACGGTGAGTTCATCGCCCAGTTGGCCCAGTTCAGCCAGGTCGAAGGTATCGAGAAGCTAAACACCAGCATGGGCTCCATGCTGTCCAGCTTCCAATCGTCGCAGGCCTTGCAGGCGTCGTCACTGGTCGGGCGCAAGGTGATCGTCCCGAGCGAAAAAGCGGTGGTTGATACCAGCGAAAGCCTCAAGGCCAGCACTGTACTGCCTGTGAGCAGTAGCAACGTTTACGTCAATGTCTACGACAACTCTGGGTCGCTGGTTAATCGTATCAACCTGGGGGAGCAAGCTGCCGGCAATGTCAGCTTCATTTGGGATGGCAAGGACTCCAGTGGAAACGTTGCACCGCCAGGTACCTACAAATTCGAAGCGCAGGCGACCTACGGCAGCGAAACCAAGGGGCTCTACACCTTGCTTCCGGCCAACGTCGACAGCGTTACCCTGGGCGGCAATGAGCTGATGCTCAACCTTGCCGGTCTGGGCAGTGTTCCGCTTTCACAAGTGCAGGTCATCGGCCAGTAA
- the flgE gene encoding flagellar hook protein FlgE, protein MSFNIGLSGLRAATSDLNVTGNNIANAGTAGFKQSRAEFADLYASSMLGTGKNPQGSGVLLADVAQLFNQGNINYTQNALDMAINGNGFFMTSNNGEMSYTRSGYFGTDRDGYIVNNFGYRLQGYAADDSGNILPVQSDLRVSAGQQEPKATTTVTQRINLNSNAVRPANAGTMAAPTFDPSDSKSFNWSTSTNIYDSQGNAHVMSQYFVKNEAPANNGWVMHVLIDGVNPRDPSSTQPFSYAVNYDAAGQLADPALTPLASTPPNPALDAPAIPTGTPNGIFALAEADWVPAEKDPVNPGTMVANGADSEAFTFDMRGSTQYAASFGVNAVSQDGYTTGQLAGIEVDDTGIIFARYTNGQSKVQGQVLLANFANVQGLSPVGKTAWVQSFESGEPVIGTPRSSTLGALQAGALEDSNVELSDQLVNLIVAQRNYQANAKTIETESAITQTIINLR, encoded by the coding sequence ATGTCGTTCAATATCGGTCTCAGTGGTCTGCGTGCTGCGACCAGCGACCTCAATGTCACTGGCAACAACATCGCCAATGCCGGCACAGCGGGCTTCAAGCAGTCGCGCGCCGAATTCGCCGATCTTTACGCTTCATCGATGCTCGGAACCGGCAAGAACCCGCAGGGCAGTGGTGTGCTGCTGGCTGATGTCGCCCAGTTGTTCAATCAGGGCAATATCAATTACACGCAGAATGCGCTGGACATGGCGATCAACGGAAACGGCTTCTTCATGACCAGCAACAATGGTGAGATGAGCTATACACGTTCCGGTTACTTCGGTACTGACCGTGATGGCTACATCGTCAATAACTTCGGCTATCGCCTTCAGGGTTACGCCGCTGACGATAGCGGCAACATCTTGCCGGTGCAGTCCGATCTGCGCGTCAGTGCTGGTCAGCAGGAGCCCAAGGCCACCACTACTGTCACTCAGCGGATCAACCTGAACTCAAATGCTGTGCGTCCAGCCAATGCCGGAACCATGGCGGCGCCAACCTTCGATCCGAGCGATTCGAAGTCTTTCAACTGGTCCACATCGACCAATATCTATGACTCGCAAGGCAATGCCCACGTTATGAGCCAGTACTTCGTCAAGAATGAAGCGCCGGCCAACAATGGCTGGGTCATGCATGTACTGATCGACGGCGTCAATCCGCGGGACCCGAGCAGCACTCAGCCCTTCAGCTATGCAGTGAACTACGATGCAGCTGGCCAGCTGGCAGATCCGGCGCTGACCCCTCTAGCCAGTACGCCGCCCAACCCGGCTCTGGATGCTCCTGCCATTCCAACCGGTACGCCCAATGGCATTTTTGCCCTGGCTGAGGCCGACTGGGTGCCGGCCGAGAAGGACCCGGTCAACCCGGGAACCATGGTGGCCAATGGGGCCGATAGCGAGGCTTTCACCTTCGACATGCGTGGCTCGACGCAGTACGCCGCGTCCTTCGGTGTCAATGCGGTCAGTCAGGACGGTTACACCACAGGTCAGCTTGCCGGGATCGAGGTCGACGATACCGGCATTATCTTCGCCCGTTACACCAATGGTCAGTCCAAGGTACAGGGGCAGGTTCTACTGGCCAACTTCGCCAATGTGCAGGGTTTGAGCCCCGTGGGCAAGACCGCTTGGGTGCAGTCGTTCGAATCAGGCGAGCCGGTGATCGGTACGCCGCGCAGCAGCACCTTGGGTGCTCTGCAGGCCGGCGCGCTGGAAGACTCAAACGTTGAGCTGTCCGATCAACTGGTTAATCTGATCGTGGCTCAGCGTAACTACCAGGCCAACGCCAAGACCATCGAAACCGAGAGTGCAATCACTCAGACCATCATCAACCTTCGTTGA
- a CDS encoding flagellar basal body rod protein FlgF → MDKMLYVSMTGAQNNTMGLRAHANNLANVSTSGFRRDFEQARSMPLFGESYPARVFAMSERPATDFRPGSLQETGRDLDVAVGGKGWIAVQAPDGSEAYVRTASLNIDALGMLRTGNGLPVMGNAGPIAVPPEQKVEIGQDGTISIRALGENPNVLAEVDRIKLVNPDPKSMEKGTDGLIRVKGQPEVEADATVQVTSGFLEASNVNAVEEMTAILSLSRQFELSVKMMRTAEDNSSAMARVLQIS, encoded by the coding sequence ATGGACAAGATGCTGTACGTCTCCATGACCGGAGCGCAGAACAACACAATGGGTCTGCGCGCCCACGCCAACAACCTGGCGAACGTTTCCACCTCGGGGTTTCGTCGCGATTTCGAGCAGGCGCGCTCCATGCCTCTGTTCGGTGAAAGCTATCCGGCGCGAGTGTTCGCCATGAGCGAGCGGCCAGCCACAGACTTTCGCCCCGGTTCACTGCAGGAAACCGGCCGCGACCTTGATGTCGCCGTTGGTGGTAAGGGCTGGATTGCGGTGCAGGCGCCTGATGGCAGCGAAGCCTATGTGCGTACTGCCAGCCTGAATATCGACGCGCTGGGTATGTTGCGCACCGGCAACGGTTTGCCGGTGATGGGCAATGCCGGGCCAATTGCCGTGCCGCCAGAGCAGAAGGTGGAAATCGGCCAGGACGGCACCATCAGTATTCGTGCCCTTGGTGAAAATCCCAATGTGCTGGCCGAAGTAGACCGCATCAAACTGGTCAACCCTGATCCGAAAAGCATGGAGAAGGGTACCGATGGCCTGATCCGGGTCAAGGGGCAGCCCGAGGTCGAGGCCGACGCTACGGTTCAGGTGACTTCCGGCTTTCTCGAGGCGAGCAACGTCAATGCCGTCGAGGAGATGACCGCAATCCTTTCCCTGTCCCGTCAGTTCGAGCTGTCGGTAAAGATGATGCGTACCGCCGAAGACAACTCGTCAGCGATGGCGCGGGTTTTGCAGATTAGCTAA
- the flgG gene encoding flagellar basal-body rod protein FlgG has translation MLPALWVSKTGLSAQDMNLTTISNNLANVATTGFKRDRAEFEDLLYQIRRQPGGQTSQDSELPSGLQLGTGVRVVGTQKIFTAGSLQTTEQPLDLAVNGRGFFQILQPDGTVSYTRDGSFHLNSDGQIVTSQGFALEPAIVLPAEVRTFTVGEDGTVSVTTAGNAQAQVIGNIQLADFVNPAGLEAIGNNLFLETGSSGAPQVGNPGLNGLGTTLQNTLENSNVSVVEELVNMITTQRAYEMNSKVISTADQMLSFVTQNL, from the coding sequence ATGCTTCCGGCACTGTGGGTCAGCAAGACCGGTTTGTCCGCCCAGGACATGAACCTGACCACCATTTCCAACAACCTGGCCAACGTCGCGACCACGGGCTTCAAGCGTGATCGCGCCGAGTTCGAGGATTTGCTTTACCAAATCCGCCGTCAGCCGGGTGGTCAGACTAGCCAGGACAGTGAGCTGCCTTCCGGCCTGCAGTTGGGGACCGGTGTCCGTGTTGTGGGAACGCAGAAAATCTTCACCGCCGGCAGTTTGCAGACTACTGAGCAGCCGCTCGACCTTGCCGTCAATGGCCGTGGTTTCTTCCAGATCCTCCAGCCCGATGGCACCGTTTCCTATACCCGTGACGGTAGCTTCCATCTGAATTCCGACGGCCAGATCGTCACCTCCCAGGGGTTCGCTCTGGAGCCGGCCATCGTTCTCCCGGCAGAAGTACGCACCTTCACCGTTGGTGAAGACGGGACCGTATCGGTGACAACCGCAGGTAACGCGCAGGCGCAGGTGATTGGCAACATCCAGCTGGCTGACTTCGTCAACCCGGCAGGCCTTGAGGCGATCGGCAACAACCTGTTCCTCGAGACCGGCTCAAGCGGTGCTCCACAGGTCGGCAACCCGGGCCTCAATGGTTTGGGCACCACGCTGCAGAACACCCTGGAGAACTCTAACGTCAGCGTGGTGGAAGAGCTGGTCAACATGATCACCACCCAGCGCGCCTATGAAATGAACTCCAAGGTGATTTCCACCGCCGATCAGATGCTTTCCTTCGTGACGCAGAACCTCTGA